Genomic segment of Engystomops pustulosus chromosome 8, aEngPut4.maternal, whole genome shotgun sequence:
acatgggggagccagaaaaaggcctcctgatgacaggttccctttaaataaaaacaaagttGGAGCCAGAAGAGGAAAGGAGAGCCCCAGACTAAACTTCTATattttatacccccccccccctcccagaatGTGGCCCCCTGGGCCTGAGGTGGTTACAGCTCCTGCTCATTCAGTGCTTTGGCTCTTGCAATAGGTGAAAGTTAcccagtatggcggtagtatttatatactgtatattggtggTATTTGGGCTGTATACTGTAAGGCACAATTATTCAGAACCGTGTGGCGGTAATATTTGGGCTCAGTATAATCATATAGTAGTAGCCTGGACCCATCACTGAGCAGGTCCCTGCCCATAGGGGGCGCCAGGCAGCCCGAGTGTCCGTATTCATCTCTCAGACTTTCTCTCTATAAAGCGCAGGTTGATCTTCTTGCTGGGCGACAGCACGATCCGTGCGATGGATTTGATATTCTCGAGCTTGGCGTCCGGTTTAATCTCGAACATCCGGATAATCTGCAGGAGGGAGAAAGAAAGTTACTAATCAGAAGAGAAACCTATTATTTAGCACTAATAATCGTGCACTATATGGCCCTTTTATCTTCTGTTTATACACAGATACGGGTACTTTATGTTGGCACTCTATGGCAGTATTACCTGCTACTTTAGTATTCTGATACTGGAGCGcaattatatagtttttttttgttttttttttatcttgacattatactattatatgggcactatatagcggtattcTTTGTACAGTGTATGAAACTATTATTTGCTCTTAGTATAGTGTAgaccagcggtggcgaacctatggcacgcgtgccggAGAGGGCACGCACAGCTCTCAGTGCTGGCACGTGGGTCCTTTGAATTTAACTCAGCTTTAAGCAGTATCGGAGccgcgctccgatactgctaaaagccatgacagagcagggcgctgacactgcctaCTCTGTCACACTGATgactgcagcgcacaggacggtaagcgtcccagcgctggcagcgtaatgatgtcattatgctgccagcgctgggcaccttactctgtgtgcagaacagaagaagccggaggaacgcggagtctgaggtaagtttattatttttttattcaggGCATAATATACCAGCAGGAGGGCggatttcctgcccgctcccgcccctcccctaaaACTCCGCCCGCAAGCCGCCGAAACTCCAAGCCCTCCCCCCCGCCTGGACCCCAGCCCGCTATCGCAAACCCACTTTTGCGAACCACCCTGCCCACTACTGCAAATCCCACCGCCGGGGGAATTCTGCCCGCTACCACAAACCCAACCTCGGCCCAAACCTCGCCCGCTGCCACAACCGACTCCGAACGCTACCATacgcataccccccccccccgcgcccggACTCCACCCGGACTCCGCTCGCTAGACACTCCGCCCGGACTCTGCCCACTACTGCAATTGAAGTCCGGACGCTCTCGCtattccccccccccaactccgatcactgcacccccccccattACCCCCCCCGGAACTCATGCCTCATGAACCCACTGCCCAGATCCCCAGATGccgcattaccccccccccccgacccccccgcagccctaactctggccacCCACCCTCTACCAATCTACCCTAACAACCCTCCTCCCCCCCTGGAAGATCAGACACCTGAactcaataattaaaacagtgtacgaaaaagaaactagtttcgccatcttgtgacgctaataaccttagtgcacggagctggggaggggtgattttttcttaatgagccgttgttttcattgctaccattttgaggactgcgtgaccttttgataactttttattactcttttatatgatgtaaaatggtgtaaaagtggtgtTTCAGTGTGTAcaggactgctgcctcttcctcaatGTCACAACAAGTATAGGAGTTTTGAAATGCGAATAAAACACAATGGGAGGGAAGCTTCCTCTGATtgggaatgtatcattttattgattctaaactaaaccgtcagttttcaggttaaattgccgtactggcactttgcaataagtaattaggttttgggttgcagtttgggcactcggtctctaaaaggttcgccatcactggtgtagactAATATATAAATACTTTGGTATTGTTAGTGTTAACACCATATGGCTGCATTAAATGGTCACTGTGAAAAAAATATCCAAATTCTGTCTGTTTTTATCATTTGGTGACCATATGATTCCATTATTTACGCACAATATGGTGTTTTTATTGACTGCTGTAAGAATCTCATATTGGAGCACAATTATTTAGAATCTCTtagaacactatgggggtcatttactaagggcccgattcgcgttttcccgacgtgttacccgaatatttccgatttgcgccgattgtacctgaattgccccgggtttttggcgcacgcgatcggattgtggcgcatcggtgccggcatgcgcgcgacggaaatcggggggcgtggccgaacgaaaacccgacggattcggaaaaaccgccgcatttaaaaaaaaaattgtgtcgcgaaaatttcactcaccttcatcctggataggccggtgtatttcgaggcattccagcggacttcagtgcagcagcgccacctggtggacgtcggaggaactgctttgatgaatcccggccggacccgaatccagcgcagagaacgcgccgctggatcgcgaacggaccgggtaagtaaatctgcccctatgagacTTTTATATTGTCACCACCTAGTGGTCTTCTTAGGACACTACATGAAGCTATTATTGTTTCACTCTATAGTGGAGTATGTAACCACaatgttggggctcatttactaagggtccgtggtcggcactatcatcggaatacccaacgatttccgatgtgagacgcatttagaaagggtttctggcgcacgcgatcggattttgacgcatcggcgccggctttcaagctacacaaatcgggggtggggggtgggggggtctacgtgggggatttaacaaagcaatttgtgtcgcaagccacgcACTTACATGGACTGGgaggaagcaggtgaactccggccgacctcagcggggaagcgacagaggcaggaacacgggcgcacgatcttcatgaatcgcggcagatgtggattccgaTGGACAACGCAACtcagggatcgcacagggaccaggtaagtaaatgtgccccatagtctggcAGTATTAATTTACCTTCAGGGATGCTATTATTTAGAAATGAGGGAGTGTAACTATGTGGACATGAGACTATTACTTATGAACTGTATAGTGACATTGTTGATACTCTATGAAACTATTATTATTTGGGAAAATTATAATGGCATTATTTGATCACTGTATATTGTTACTATTTTGGTGGTGCTGAATAAATGCTGCAGTCCTGAAGAGATCCTGACCCCTGAGTCCCAAACTGAACATGACCGAGGGGCTGAATCTCTGTAGTACAACAGATTAATCCAGAGATGCCCCAACAGTTGAGATAGGGAGATGAATAAGCATTAAGCAGTGGAAAGATGTTGCATTGTTGGTCATTTAGCAAAAAGTAGGATAGGACTTTTCCTGAAATCAATGGACGTGGGATTTTGGCCATAAACCAACCCTAGTAAATGTATTTCTCCTCCAATACAAACTTACCCGAGACAATGCCAGGTGCATCTCTAGTTCTGCGATCCGCTTCCCCACACAGCTCCGCAGCCCGTATCCGAAGGGTAAGGAGCTGAAGGGGTGGTGCGCCATGCCCTCGCCCCTCAGCCACCGCTGGGGATAAAACTTTCCAGGGTCTTTAAAATTGGCTTCATCTCTAGAGATGGCGTAATGGCTCAGAACAAAGAGGGTCTGCAGAGAGGGACGGAGACATGAGATGTGACGTGTGTCCAGTAGCGCCAGGAGTCACGTGTATACGGCAACTTACATTTTTGGGGAATTGATAATCTCCGATCACCACCTCATGTTCATGGACAATTCTTGCATTGGTTGGGATGACAGGATAAAGTCTGTAGATAGAAGAAGAAATGATGATGTTCAGCCAAATCTACCTGGTTCACAAATAGAATGCTGAAACTACGGTAAAGACCGTCAGGAAATAGAAAGCTAGAAAGTATAAAACTTCATAATACAAATGTGTATGTCATTCAGGGTCTATGAAAAGCTGAGTGATGACCCCACAATGTAACACATCTATGATCCCTTATATACAAGGTATATGATCCCACCTCAGGGTCTCCTTGATCACCGCTCTCAGTAACGGCATGTGGGTGATATCATCCGCTACAGGGATACGGTCCATCGGGGCGGCCATAATGACCTCTTCATATAAGCTTTGCTGCAGCTCGGGGTCTCGGGCCAAGTGGTACAGAGACCAGCACAGAGTGTTCGATGTCTGGAAACAGGGAAGGAATATAGATTAATAGTTTTGTATATATCATTAAATACATCCATGTGAAAAAGGAGCCCGAAAGTAAGGGTTACGTGGTACTGTGCAAGGACACTGAGTTAGTAGGGTGGCACCAGCGGCCATTACTCTTAGTCCTGCTACACTACAGTGGATTTTTTTAACCTCAAAGTATCAGTATTAACCTCCATAAATAACATTTGCCTTGCCAGAGTTTGTATCAATGTATCAGTATACCTGTAATGCAGGGCCTGGGGACAGACTTTGGACAAAGACCAGCACTGGCCCTGCCTACTTACTAGAGAACCATCCTAAATGGCGGCGTGAAACTGGGCGACGCTCACGACCCTGTGTCTTagtgcaaacacagacaaaacaaCATGAACAACACACACAGAAAAGGACGTTTATCAGAGCCAGATagtaacagagagagagagagagagagagagagagagagagcttactactgctactactaccaccactactaccactactactacttctactactactgctatcactATGCTACTACTACTAGATGTAAAGACTTAGACTATAATAGCCACAATTCCCTGAACAAATCTGTATATATTGAAGAAGAAAAAGAGGGGAATTGTATGCAATCGGCTGTAGTAACCAATTCTAGGTAGTtgaatttccaaaaaaaaagggaGCTGAGCCCCTATTCCTCTCTATTGGACATGGTGATATCTGACCTTTAATCACTTgtgatacatatatattttttatacatgcTGCTGTTTTCGAATGTGGGAGCATAATACATCCCAAGACTCAATATATAGGACACTAAATTCAATATATAGGACACTAAATTCAATATATAGGACACTAAATTCATGCTCACACAATACCACACAGCACGCATAGGTCACCACTGCCAACAGACATATCAGGGGATAGGAGAGGCATTGCATGAACTAGAGACACACAAAAATAGTTCATGCCTGGAACATTGCACACATTTTCTGTgcggttttaaatgtttttaaatgtctgttaAATGTGAGATTAGTAAGAAACAATAAagaataatttatattttttgaaattCAACTACCTAGAATTGGTTATTACAGCCGATTGCATACAATTCCCCTCTTTTTCTTCTTCAATatatatactactactactaccactactcctactaccaccactactaccactactactacttctactactactgctatcactatactactactaccactactgcttgtactactactactactaccaccattacTACCACTACTGCTTGTACTACcattactgctactactactgctactaccactactgctactactactaccactactacttctactactactactaccactactactaccaccactaccacttaaaaaatatacatattagtatacttacacatgcgagttacaatcgcacatttatacactaatgcacacacatatagaatatacacacacacacacacagtgccatatacgaacataaaatatatactcatatacagtatatacagacactatacacatatatacatcacatacagtatatgttatacacaAATTATGttgcataatatgtatgtaatagtgcacatcctccattcattagtgtgtcaggtcagatgctggggccccctgataaTGCGGGCCCCATTGTAAATGCTGTGGCTGCAAACGCTGTAGTTACCCCCCTGCTTGTACACTACATTGCGGATAAGATGTGAGAACATGAATGATTACGCACAGTGTCCACGCCGGCCAGTAACACCTCGCAGATACTGCCGTACACCTCCGGTAAGCTGAGTTTCCCGCTGGACAACAAGTACGTTAGGAattctccctgcacctcctgccccTTCTCCAGCCGGGACTGGATCTCACTCATCTTCTTATCCACCAGCTTGTTACCTGGAATGGAAGAGACATTGTTTAATGATaccatggggcttattttctacgggtcacagatcgcactttcgtaggACTGTTTGGCGGTTTCggaatttgcgcagctttgatagatatttaacaggggtttgtgctgggattgtatcacacgatcggattttgatgTAACTGCGCTGctttcacgcgtcagaaatcggggggaggggtGACGGGGGGTGGGGGGTAGGTTGCAGTCAGACTATTCCACTgaatcagactgagcgcgggatttaattttcaaattgtgacgcaagacgatgcacttacatgcaccaggaagaagaaggtgaaatccagggacctgagtggggaaacgacacatgcaggatatcgggcgcatgatctcagtgactccccgcacagcgcattatacacggacaatgcacttacatgcaccaggaagaagaaggtgaactccggggacctgagcggagaagtgacacatgcaggatatcgggcgcaggatcttagtgactccccgcacagcgcattatacacagacaatgcacttacatgcaccaggaagaagaaggtgaactccggggacctgagtggggaagcgacacatgcaggatatcgggcgcaggatcttagtgactccccgcacagcgcagtatactcggacaatgcacttacatgcaccaggaagaagaaggtgaactccggggacctgagcgaggaagcgacacatgcaggatatcgggggcaggatcttagtgactccccgcacagcgcattatacacggacaatgcacttacatgcaccaggaagaagaaggtgaactccagggacctgagcggagaagtgacacatgcaggatatcaggtgcacgatcttagtgactccccgcacagcgcattatacacggacaatgcacttacatgcaccaggaagaagaaggtgaactccggggacctgagcggggaagcggcacatgcaggatatcgggcgcaggatcttagtgactccccgcacagcacattatacacggacaatgcacttacatgcaccaggaagaagaaggtgaactccggggacctgagtggggaagcgacacatgcaggatatcggacgcatgatcttagtgactccccgcacagcgcattatacatggacaatgcacttacatgcaccaggaagaagaaggtgaactccggggacctgagcggggaagtgacacatgcaggatatcgggcgcacgatcttagtgactccttgcacagcgcattatacacggacaatgcacttacatgcaccaggaagaagaaggtgaactccagggacctgagcggggaagcgacacatgcaggatatcgggcgcaggatcttagtgactcccgcacagcgcattatacacggacaatgcacttacatgcaccaggaagaagaaggtgaactctggggacctgagcggggaagcgacacatgcaggatatcgggcgcacgatcttagtgactccccgcacagcacattatacacggacaatgcacttacatggaccaggaagaagaaggtgaactccagggacctgagcggggaagcgacacatgcaggatatcgggcgcaggatcttagtgactcctcgcacagcgcattatacacggacaatgcacttacatgcaccaggaagaagaaggtgaactccggggacctgagcggggaagcgacacatgcagcatatcgggcgcacgatcttagtgaatcacggaagagagcattatcgtcggacaacgcactttaggtgaactccaaggaatggataagtaaatgtgcccccatatgttgACCCAGTGTATCTAAGCTTGTAATGTGTGATACAGCTACAGCATCACTATATCTTAGCCTGTGTGATACCCCCTGCTTAGCTCATGTATCCTAGATAATCCTAAGACAGTGCTGTGTGATACCTGGAGCCTGCTCAGTACTACAAGCCCATCATACACTGTCAGTAGGTAAGGAATCTACACAAACCAAAGTCAAATACGTTGTCCCAGCCTTCCATGTATCGCTTCCAGTAGGGGAGGATCGGTCTGGTCCACTGGGGCAGGTAGGTCGCATACACCGAATTCTTGAACATTTGGATGATGGAGTTGATGAACTTCTGGGTTTCGGGGGGGATGTGTTTTTCCAAACACCCGATTCGAGTCTCAAACACGATGTAGGACACCCCTGAGAGAGGAGACACCGGGTTATAGCGGAGACATGTTCTTGTAAATCATCGGGTGCAACACTTCTAATGGAAGACTAAACGGCATAGCCACAagggaatgtcctcacactgtggtgctctgtgctctctgcatttacAGTCCCTTTTCTCTGCTGTAAGTAATCACTGGAGCAGTTTTCTGGTTGAAAACTAAAGCAATCCCCACAGGCAGAGCGGAGAGGGTATAAGGTGGCGCTATTCAGAgcactaagaacacagcagtgtgaggacatgtcactAGTTTACTGGGAGAAGctgtattacacatctctccagggacaatacctgcaTGGTcacgcctgctgacaggttccctttcatatCTATTTCACTTTAGCAGCATTATGTGCATGACATCAGTATATACAGACCCTGTTTAATGACCGGCCTGTGATATGGGTAAAAATTTATATTATTTTCAGAATTATCACCCGTCCATTATACATTGATCGATACCTTCAAAAGCGAATCTGTACAGCTCGTTGGCCATGTCAGTGACGGTGTCACCGGAGGGGCTCTGCCGGCGCAGCTCCTGCAGTCGGGTCATGAAGTCAGAGATGACCTCGTTGATGCTCCCGGCATAGTTTTTCGCTTCCTTGGGTTTCAGCATCTTCTGGTTTAGGACTGTCCTGAGAGCGCGCCACTTCTCCCCGCGCCTGGAACAACAACAGCAAGAGCTTAGATAATCTGCAGACTATCACTGATTCTCCAAAATCACTGCTGGATTTAAGTAGGTGAACAGGTTCTTTCTCAAACCTGACAGCCTCAcacctctgtgctctgtgcagccagtgctgggtattgtctctggagagatgtgtaatcagacctcacactgctgtgctctgtgctctctgcagccagtgttatgtattgtccctggagagatgtgtaatcagacctcacactgctgtgctctctgcagccagtgctaggtattgtctctggagagatgtgtaatcagacctcacactgctgtgctctgtgctctctgcagccagtgttatgtattgtccctggagagatgtgtaatcaggcctcacactgctgtgctctgtgctctctgcagccagtgttatgtattgtccctggagagatgtgttatcatacctcacactgctgtgctctgtgctctctgcagccagtgttatgtattgtccctggagagatgtgtaatcagacctcacactgctgtgctctctgcagccagtgctaggtattgtctctggagagatgtgtaatcagacctcacactgctgtgctctgtgctctctgcagccagtgttatgtattgtccctggagagatgtgtaatcaggcctcacactgctgtgctctgtgctctctgcagccagtgttatgtattgtccctggagagatgtgttatcatacctcacactgctgtgctctgtgctctctgcagccagtgttatgtgttgtccctggagagatgtgtaatcagacctcacactgctgtgctctgtgctctctgcagccagtgttatgtattgtccctggagagatgtgtaatcggacctcacactgctgtgctctgtgctctctgcagccagtgttatgtattgtccctggatagatgtgtaatcagacctcacactgctgtgctctgtgctctctgcagccagtgttatgtattgtccctggagagatgtgtaatcagacctcacactgctgtgctctgtgctctctgcagccagtgttatgtattgtccctggagagatgtgtaatcagacctcacacctctgtgctctgtgctctgtgcagccagtgttatgtattatccctggagagatgtgtgatcataccATTCAGTTGTTCCAGAAACCATAGCCATGTAGCAGGCTTCCTTTTGATACTACCGTAGAGGATAAGGCCTGTGTCTTGCAGAGAGccgggagcacagcagtgtgaggacgcgtcctgagtgcacttggagaagctataatcctggaatatgattTCATGTGGTCACATCAGAGCCTAAACATTGTCTGCAGCCTCCGGGCACTGAACTCACTCTGTGAAAGGTCCGTAAGTAAGATCCCGAAGTTCCCGATGTGTCCTCCAGAGGTCAATCTCGTTCCTCAGGGGGTATTTACCCTCCTGCCGCATTAAAACCTCCAAAATGGCGGGATCTGCAATGTTAACCATGCGATACTTGCCGATCTCTGACTTCCACCAGGGTCCATAGCGCTTCTTGTAGATGAGCTGATgttatatatggagagagaataacatcttattacagcaGTTTTCTGACGGGTCTATATGGTGCTAATGTTTAGTTACTTTATGGCAATGATATGTGTGTGCTCTATGGGTCTCATTGTTGTTATTGTTGGATTATATTACAGAAGAGTTTATTAGACTATTTTGGTTCTATATGGTGCTGATATTTGGCTGTTGTATGAGAGTATTATCCATACATTATATGGCGCTATCCACTGGTCAGCAATATAGAGATGTATGACATTTGTAATGTATGTTATGTACCAATCCATAATAACTAACGGTAATAGATTGGGTTCTACTCCTGGTCTATTAAGGTCATATGTGGCACTGCTCCTGGCTTTTACATTTAGGTCACTGACAGCAgccctgagtgaagttgccccccaccccccccttgttcaaatcaaacaaaactggtgtcaaacgtttgtgcagcagaaattttcgtttgtgcagctatcgtttttaagatattaatgaaagtttccagaggtcatcggaGGTCAaccagccaacccccccccccccacattgcccaaaccaaaccaaactggtgccgaacaattctgcgacgtttgtgctgctcaaatttttgtttgtgctgcttttgttttgaataaatgaacaaaaaatgaaagttcaaaagttcaagcagcccccccacattaaccgaatcgaacaaaactggtgtcaaacgttagtgctgcgtttgtgctggtttgtgcagcaaaaattttcgtttctGCCGTTATCATTTTTACGGTATGTTCAGGGGTTTACAtcggttaaaggtgtttaggatgaactggtaaaaaacaaacctagtgacacttccctggattgatcaccagggggagctagcaaacacattttactttggaagaaattaactctgatgacctctgcaaaaaagtatgaatatattaaaaatgatagcggcacaaacaaaattttttgctgcacaaaccagcacaaacgtagcactaatgtttgacaccagttttgttggatttggttaatgtggggggggggctgcttgaacttttgacctttaattttttcttcatatactcaaaacaaaagcagcacaaacaaaaatttgagcagcacaaacgtaacagaattgttcggcaccagttttgtttggtttggacaatgtgggggggctggttgacctctgatgacctctggaaactctcattaatatcttaaaaacgatagcggcacaaacgaaaattttcgctgcacaaaccagcacaaacgtttgacaccaattttgtttgatttgaacaaggtgtgtgtggtggggggggggggggcaacttcactcaggttgacAGCAGTACTCCTGGTCTGCACATTTTGGTCATGGACGCCACTAATCCTGGTCTGTACATTGAGGTCAAGGCCAGTACTACTCCTGGTCTGGACATTGAGGTAACATCCGGCACTACTCATGACCTACACATTGAGGTCACATCCGGCACTACTCATGACCTATACATTGAGGTCATAGCCAGCACGACTCTTGATCTATACATTGAGGTCACGGCCATAACCTCTGTCAGATATAATTGACTCTTAGTTCATTGCCCTTTCCTTATCTCATCATAGAACATTCTGTATCAGAACATCCCATTGCAATCTCTAGAATTATTAACCAGTTATTTACTACTACGGCCacattatattacatttatttgtTGGACT
This window contains:
- the CYP27A1 gene encoding sterol 26-hydroxylase, mitochondrial isoform X1, with the protein product MISTSLRRCLLPSSRVSPLLQTCRTRRTQARALHGAAAAGVTQGDKKMKTFDDLPGPSLLTNLYWVFIRGYLLHSHELQLIYKKRYGPWWKSEIGKYRMVNIADPAILEVLMRQEGKYPLRNEIDLWRTHRELRDLTYGPFTERGEKWRALRTVLNQKMLKPKEAKNYAGSINEVISDFMTRLQELRRQSPSGDTVTDMANELYRFAFEGVSYIVFETRIGCLEKHIPPETQKFINSIIQMFKNSVYATYLPQWTRPILPYWKRYMEGWDNVFDFGNKLVDKKMSEIQSRLEKGQEVQGEFLTYLLSSGKLSLPEVYGSICEVLLAGVDTTSNTLCWSLYHLARDPELQQSLYEEVIMAAPMDRIPVADDITHMPLLRAVIKETLRLYPVIPTNARIVHEHEVVIGDYQFPKNTLFVLSHYAISRDEANFKDPGKFYPQRWLRGEGMAHHPFSSLPFGYGLRSCVGKRIAELEMHLALSRIIRMFEIKPDAKLENIKSIARIVLSPSKKINLRFIERKSER
- the CYP27A1 gene encoding sterol 26-hydroxylase, mitochondrial isoform X2; the protein is MVNIADPAILEVLMRQEGKYPLRNEIDLWRTHRELRDLTYGPFTERGEKWRALRTVLNQKMLKPKEAKNYAGSINEVISDFMTRLQELRRQSPSGDTVTDMANELYRFAFEGVSYIVFETRIGCLEKHIPPETQKFINSIIQMFKNSVYATYLPQWTRPILPYWKRYMEGWDNVFDFGNKLVDKKMSEIQSRLEKGQEVQGEFLTYLLSSGKLSLPEVYGSICEVLLAGVDTTSNTLCWSLYHLARDPELQQSLYEEVIMAAPMDRIPVADDITHMPLLRAVIKETLRLYPVIPTNARIVHEHEVVIGDYQFPKNTLFVLSHYAISRDEANFKDPGKFYPQRWLRGEGMAHHPFSSLPFGYGLRSCVGKRIAELEMHLALSRIIRMFEIKPDAKLENIKSIARIVLSPSKKINLRFIERKSER